A single region of the Anaerobranca californiensis DSM 14826 genome encodes:
- a CDS encoding HDIG domain-containing metalloprotein: MDREQALSLIKQYVKNKNLVKHMLATEVVLRKLAKVLGEDQEKWGLAGLLHDIDYDLTYNEPHKHSIIGGEILEKYGVDPEIVYAVKAHNEIHGFQRKSNLDKALYSADPLTGLIVASALIHPEKKLNSIDAQFVLNRFSEKHFAKGANREQIASCSDFGLSLEEFIEIGLSGMQEQHEELGL; this comes from the coding sequence ATGGATAGAGAACAGGCATTATCACTAATAAAACAGTATGTTAAAAATAAAAATTTGGTTAAACACATGTTAGCTACAGAGGTTGTTTTAAGGAAATTAGCTAAAGTTCTAGGGGAAGATCAAGAAAAATGGGGTTTAGCTGGTTTACTCCATGACATCGATTATGATTTAACTTATAATGAACCCCATAAACATAGTATAATAGGAGGGGAAATTTTAGAAAAATATGGAGTAGATCCAGAAATTGTTTATGCAGTAAAAGCACATAATGAAATCCATGGATTCCAAAGGAAGTCTAACCTTGATAAAGCTTTATATAGTGCCGATCCTTTAACAGGTTTAATAGTTGCCAGTGCCTTAATTCATCCAGAGAAAAAATTAAACTCTATAGATGCCCAATTTGTTTTAAATAGGTTTAGTGAAAAACATTTTGCTAAAGGGGCTAATCGGGAACAGATAGCAAGTTGTAGTGACTTTGGCCTATCATTAGAAGAATTTATTGAAATAGGATTAAGTGGGATGCAGGAACAACATGAAGAGTTAGGGTTATAA